From a region of the Dethiosulfovibrio salsuginis genome:
- a CDS encoding 2-hydroxycarboxylate transporter family protein, which translates to MVQSENRSFTIGGMSPMLFGVAMALVIAAVLLGKLPKGMIGAFAVMMTLGAIMDVIGSKTPLVNEYLGGAPLVCIFGTAALVYFGIMPEDTAKIVSDFMKGGGFLNFYIAALICGSILGISSDLLIKAGVRYAFPLIAGVVVACGLAAGAAGLMGYGWQQGIMHIAMPIMGGGMGAGAVPMAQIFSSVTKMETKEILSILIPALALGNVMSIVAAGLLDKLGKMKPSLTGNGHLMKDFKVEKEAEMVPNLEMMGTGITVSCLFFVLGNLLNKFVPMIHGYALMIIAVAFCKIFDLIPEIVQKSCNMWYKFVAKNFTAALLVGIGVAYTDLGAVINAISVQYVVLVAVVVLGAVIGSGFAGMMVGFNFVESALTAGLCMSNMGGTGDVAVLSAAKRMELMPFAQISSRLGGALILIMVSLILPILG; encoded by the coding sequence ATGGTGCAGTCGGAAAACAGGTCCTTTACGATAGGCGGAATGTCCCCGATGCTTTTCGGGGTGGCTATGGCTTTGGTGATCGCCGCGGTGCTCCTGGGCAAGTTGCCTAAGGGCATGATAGGCGCTTTCGCCGTTATGATGACCTTAGGGGCCATAATGGACGTCATCGGCAGCAAAACCCCTCTGGTCAACGAGTATCTCGGTGGAGCTCCTCTGGTGTGTATTTTCGGCACCGCCGCACTGGTCTATTTCGGGATTATGCCTGAGGATACGGCGAAAATAGTGTCCGATTTCATGAAAGGCGGAGGGTTCCTTAATTTCTACATAGCTGCCCTTATCTGCGGCAGTATCCTTGGTATTAGCTCCGACCTTCTCATCAAGGCTGGGGTGAGATACGCTTTTCCTCTTATCGCCGGTGTTGTGGTCGCCTGTGGATTGGCTGCGGGGGCGGCCGGTCTCATGGGTTACGGTTGGCAGCAGGGGATCATGCACATAGCTATGCCTATAATGGGTGGCGGTATGGGGGCGGGGGCCGTGCCTATGGCCCAGATATTCAGCTCCGTCACCAAGATGGAGACGAAAGAGATACTCTCCATCCTGATCCCTGCACTGGCTCTCGGGAACGTTATGTCCATAGTGGCGGCGGGGCTGCTGGATAAGCTGGGCAAGATGAAGCCCTCCCTTACAGGCAACGGACACCTGATGAAGGACTTTAAGGTCGAGAAGGAAGCGGAGATGGTCCCTAATCTGGAGATGATGGGGACGGGGATAACGGTCTCCTGTCTGTTTTTCGTCTTAGGCAATCTACTGAACAAGTTTGTTCCTATGATTCACGGCTACGCCCTTATGATAATAGCGGTAGCCTTCTGTAAGATATTCGACCTGATTCCCGAAATAGTCCAGAAGAGCTGTAATATGTGGTATAAGTTCGTAGCAAAGAACTTCACCGCCGCCCTTCTGGTGGGTATAGGGGTGGCCTACACCGATTTAGGTGCGGTCATAAACGCCATCTCGGTGCAGTACGTGGTTCTGGTTGCGGTGGTCGTGCTAGGTGCGGTCATAGGTTCCGGCTTCGCCGGTATGATGGTGGGCTTCAATTTCGTCGAGTCCGCCCTGACAGCGGGGCTCTGTATGTCCAACATGGGTGGGACCGGAGATGTGGCGGTCCTTTCCGCCGCAAAGCGGATGGAGCTTATGCCTTTCGCCCAGATTTCCTCCCGTCTCGGAGGCGCTTTGATTCTCATAATGGTGAGCCTTATTCTGCCGATTTTAGGTTAG
- a CDS encoding 3'-5' exoribonuclease YhaM family protein codes for MAESRKSVAEIKALPVGEKFSSIGVVLEIHEKKDKNGKSFWTLTIMDQTGAIDAKVWGNSQWWDYKEGVKSEIKDPASSSLVSNLKGSTIGVNGTVAEFKGKSQYNFSQVYLVDQEKEEYRPESFVQTAPIDPSELEERFDLLVEGCSGEIGDFLRFLFDKEGETWKQFRIMPAAVSHHHAYVHGLLEHSITVTELALSMAKAVQGPARPDQSTVVAGGLLHDLGKLEAYVLNPGPGMTVQGTVIDHIALGFSRFNRMADDFGLSVTAKTALGHILLSHHGHREFGSPVLPATPEALVVSAADELDFKLFCWSDSVSQLKGGDLPEDSISELNYSTQRRFWKWRPDQE; via the coding sequence ATGGCTGAAAGCAGAAAGAGCGTAGCGGAGATAAAGGCGCTGCCTGTGGGGGAGAAATTCTCCTCCATCGGAGTGGTGCTGGAGATACACGAGAAAAAGGACAAAAACGGTAAGAGTTTCTGGACCCTTACCATAATGGATCAGACCGGGGCCATAGACGCCAAGGTCTGGGGAAACTCTCAGTGGTGGGACTATAAAGAGGGCGTAAAGTCGGAGATAAAGGATCCAGCCTCTTCGAGCCTTGTGTCAAACCTGAAGGGAAGCACCATCGGGGTCAACGGCACTGTTGCGGAGTTTAAGGGCAAGAGCCAGTATAACTTCAGTCAGGTCTATTTGGTGGATCAGGAGAAGGAAGAGTATCGTCCCGAGTCCTTCGTCCAGACCGCTCCCATAGACCCCTCGGAACTGGAGGAGAGGTTCGACCTCCTGGTGGAGGGCTGTTCCGGGGAGATCGGGGATTTCCTTCGTTTTCTATTCGACAAAGAGGGAGAGACCTGGAAACAGTTTCGGATAATGCCCGCCGCGGTGTCCCATCACCACGCCTACGTCCATGGACTACTGGAGCACTCTATCACCGTGACCGAGTTGGCACTGTCCATGGCCAAGGCGGTTCAGGGGCCCGCCAGGCCCGACCAGTCGACGGTGGTAGCAGGTGGGCTTCTGCACGATCTCGGGAAACTGGAGGCCTACGTTCTGAACCCCGGGCCCGGTATGACAGTTCAGGGAACGGTCATAGACCATATCGCCCTGGGCTTCAGCCGTTTCAACCGTATGGCGGATGACTTTGGCCTGTCGGTGACCGCCAAGACAGCCTTGGGGCATATACTGCTCAGCCACCACGGCCATAGGGAGTTCGGATCTCCTGTCCTTCCTGCCACCCCAGAGGCCCTGGTTGTCTCCGCGGCGGACGAGCTCGACTTTAAGCTCTTTTGCTGGAGTGATTCGGTGTCCCAGCTTAAGGGCGGAGATCTTCCTGAGGACTCAATCTCCGAGCTCAATTACTCCACCCAGAGGCGCTTCTGGAAGTGGCGTCCCGATCAGGAGTGA
- a CDS encoding pyridoxal phosphate-dependent aminotransferase, with amino-acid sequence MLSVRFSDRIRSMNESPIRKLVPIAAAAKAKGKKVYHLNIGQPDITTPPSFLQSIRDFSQDVIAYATSPGDPKLIDAIIEYYKGYDMHFESDEVLITNGGSEALMFAMMALCDPGDEVLVPEPFYANYNAFSRCINVNVVPITTKAEEGFHLPSEAEIESRITPKTRAIVLSNPGNPTGVIYSREEMDMLSRIVRKHDMSIVADEVYREFVYDGLKYTSFGNLPEIADRVIIVDSVSKRYSACGARIGSLASKNKDFSKQVLKLCQGRLCVPTLEQVGATALYGTPTSYLDEVNEEYQKRRNTLYKALKEMPGVICEEPKGAFYVVIKMPVDDAEKFAVWMLEHFDVNNETTMIAPAEGFYSTPGLGRNEARLAYVLKDEDLAKAMDILKAGLEAYPGRVESAIPAM; translated from the coding sequence ATGTTGTCAGTGAGGTTTTCAGATCGCATCAGGTCAATGAACGAATCACCTATCAGAAAACTAGTGCCTATCGCAGCAGCAGCCAAAGCAAAAGGTAAGAAGGTGTATCACCTCAACATAGGCCAGCCGGATATAACGACTCCGCCGTCCTTCCTCCAGAGCATAAGGGACTTCAGCCAGGACGTCATAGCCTACGCCACATCCCCTGGAGATCCTAAACTCATCGACGCCATCATCGAGTATTACAAGGGATACGATATGCACTTTGAATCAGACGAGGTTCTGATAACCAACGGAGGCAGCGAGGCCCTGATGTTCGCCATGATGGCCCTTTGCGATCCAGGAGACGAGGTACTGGTCCCGGAGCCCTTCTACGCCAACTACAACGCCTTCAGCCGCTGCATCAACGTCAACGTAGTCCCTATCACCACAAAAGCGGAGGAGGGATTCCACCTTCCCTCGGAGGCGGAGATAGAGAGCAGGATAACCCCGAAGACCAGGGCCATCGTCCTGAGCAATCCAGGCAACCCTACAGGGGTCATATACAGCAGGGAGGAGATGGACATGCTCTCCCGGATAGTCAGGAAACACGACATGTCCATCGTCGCCGACGAGGTATACCGTGAGTTCGTCTACGACGGCCTTAAGTACACCAGCTTCGGCAACCTGCCCGAGATCGCCGACCGTGTTATCATCGTCGACTCGGTCTCCAAAAGGTACAGCGCCTGCGGAGCCAGGATCGGGTCTCTGGCGTCCAAAAACAAGGACTTCTCCAAGCAGGTCCTCAAACTCTGCCAGGGAAGGCTCTGCGTCCCGACACTGGAGCAGGTCGGAGCGACCGCCCTCTACGGAACTCCTACGTCCTACCTGGACGAGGTAAACGAGGAATACCAGAAGCGTCGCAACACCCTCTACAAAGCACTTAAGGAGATGCCCGGGGTTATATGCGAAGAGCCTAAAGGGGCGTTCTACGTGGTCATAAAGATGCCTGTAGACGACGCAGAGAAGTTTGCGGTGTGGATGCTGGAGCACTTCGATGTGAACAACGAGACCACTATGATAGCCCCCGCCGAGGGATTCTACAGCACCCCTGGCCTTGGCAGAAACGAGGCTAGACTGGCCTACGTCCTGAAAGACGAGGACCTGGCGAAGGCCATGGACATACTGAAAGCGGGCCTCGAGGCCTACCCCGGCAGGGTAGAGTCGGCGATACCGGCGATGTAA
- a CDS encoding RluA family pseudouridine synthase: protein MDRFKVSSHQDGRRLDKVIRGIWPSLPLGAMMKAFRKKQVRVDGVRATFDQRLMEGQEVVVPWEPAEDPVVVSSKGSLETIYRDDHLWVIDKPPGLLSQPDSKGGDSVVTRAQSIGGEFKPQAVHRLDRNTSGVMILALSGKVLRELSSMWRGREITKTYWALVSGEIKEAGRVDAPLLKDQDSNKVKVDRRGQDALTLYTPLASGEGCTLCEVVLVTGRSHQIRVHMAHIGRPLLGDIKYGPPHQRERRPMLHARSISLSMAATGDLLFEAPLPDDMVQACLKRSVDLDSL, encoded by the coding sequence TTGGACCGGTTCAAGGTGTCGTCCCATCAGGACGGTAGGCGGCTGGACAAGGTAATCAGGGGAATATGGCCCTCACTGCCCCTCGGAGCCATGATGAAGGCTTTCAGAAAGAAACAGGTTCGAGTGGACGGGGTAAGGGCCACCTTCGATCAGCGGCTAATGGAGGGCCAGGAGGTGGTGGTCCCATGGGAACCGGCGGAGGATCCGGTTGTGGTCTCGAGCAAAGGTTCGCTGGAGACCATCTACAGAGATGACCATCTCTGGGTGATAGATAAACCTCCCGGCCTTCTGAGCCAGCCTGACAGCAAAGGCGGCGATTCGGTGGTGACCAGGGCCCAGTCTATAGGTGGGGAGTTCAAGCCTCAGGCGGTTCACAGGCTGGACAGAAACACCTCCGGCGTGATGATACTGGCCCTGTCGGGAAAGGTGCTGAGGGAGCTCTCCTCTATGTGGAGAGGTAGGGAGATCACCAAAACCTATTGGGCGTTGGTCTCAGGGGAGATAAAAGAGGCCGGTCGGGTCGACGCCCCTTTGCTAAAGGATCAGGATAGCAACAAGGTCAAAGTAGACCGTAGAGGACAGGATGCCCTTACGCTGTACACCCCTCTGGCCAGTGGAGAGGGTTGCACCCTTTGCGAGGTGGTTCTGGTCACCGGCCGAAGCCACCAGATAAGGGTCCACATGGCCCATATCGGTCGCCCACTGTTAGGGGATATCAAATACGGTCCTCCTCACCAGAGGGAGAGGCGACCTATGCTTCACGCTCGGTCCATATCCCTCTCCATGGCGGCCACTGGGGACCTGCTTTTTGAGGCCCCTCTGCCCGACGATATGGTCCAGGCCTGTCTGAAGAGATCGGTGGACCTGGATTCCCTATAG
- the citX gene encoding citrate lyase holo-[acyl-carrier protein] synthase, whose protein sequence is MNSSLQSILRAREERWELRQELVKEYRKPLLSLSMVIPGPDKNRPGVLDGFIALLRAVEASLGDRILQTSQVYGEDGPSRHWVVDMAPRGLKALSVGIEEDHPLGRLADLDVLCEDGEPLGRVDIGYPPRKCLLCDRSAKECGAARVHRLEELIEEVDRILGNL, encoded by the coding sequence ATGAATAGCTCTCTACAGTCTATTCTGAGGGCCAGAGAGGAGCGATGGGAACTTAGGCAGGAGCTAGTCAAAGAGTATCGTAAGCCACTTTTGTCCCTCTCTATGGTCATACCCGGTCCCGATAAGAACCGTCCTGGGGTGCTAGACGGTTTTATCGCCCTGCTTCGGGCTGTGGAGGCTTCGTTGGGAGATAGAATTTTACAGACCTCCCAGGTTTACGGCGAGGACGGACCGTCCAGACATTGGGTGGTCGATATGGCTCCTAGGGGCCTAAAGGCCTTGTCCGTAGGTATAGAGGAAGACCATCCTCTAGGGAGGCTGGCCGACCTTGACGTCCTATGTGAGGATGGAGAGCCTTTAGGCCGTGTCGATATAGGATATCCTCCCAGAAAGTGTCTGCTCTGTGACAGATCGGCAAAGGAGTGCGGTGCCGCAAGGGTCCATCGACTGGAGGAGCTTATAGAGGAGGTAGACCGTATTTTAGGGAACCTCTAA
- a CDS encoding HpcH/HpaI aldolase/citrate lyase family protein gives MRRRSLLFVPGNNPGMVVNSQVFGSDGVIFDLEDAVAQDQKDCARILVRNCLAFFRSWRGERIVRINSLDTPFWREDVREMVSAGADTIMLPKVQSVQDLISLDQALSSEEAGAKSRLSVMALIETPEGVENAKAIAGGPRVGGVLLGAEDLTAALGVQRTKAGSEISYARGRLVMAAKSCGVDCIDTPFTDVDDMEGLKADSELARSLGFDGKAVISPRHVEVVNRSFTPSDREIEWARLVVDALEAGERSGKGVVSVGGKMVDAPVAARAQKILALIGGD, from the coding sequence ATGAGGCGGCGAAGTCTGCTCTTTGTGCCGGGAAACAACCCCGGTATGGTGGTGAACTCCCAGGTGTTCGGCTCCGATGGTGTTATATTCGATCTTGAGGACGCGGTAGCCCAGGACCAGAAGGACTGCGCTAGGATACTGGTCCGAAACTGTCTCGCTTTTTTTCGGTCCTGGAGGGGAGAACGGATAGTCAGGATAAACTCGTTGGACACCCCTTTCTGGCGGGAGGACGTGAGAGAGATGGTCTCAGCTGGAGCGGATACGATTATGTTGCCTAAGGTCCAATCGGTTCAGGACCTGATCTCCCTGGACCAGGCCCTCTCGTCGGAGGAGGCCGGTGCTAAGAGCCGCCTGTCGGTCATGGCGCTTATCGAGACCCCTGAGGGGGTGGAAAACGCCAAGGCCATAGCAGGAGGCCCCAGGGTCGGCGGCGTGCTCCTCGGTGCGGAGGATCTGACCGCTGCTTTAGGGGTCCAGAGGACCAAGGCAGGTTCTGAGATATCCTACGCCAGAGGGCGACTGGTGATGGCCGCAAAGTCCTGCGGTGTCGACTGTATAGATACCCCTTTCACCGACGTCGACGATATGGAAGGTCTTAAGGCGGATTCGGAGCTCGCCAGGTCGTTGGGGTTCGACGGAAAGGCGGTTATCTCCCCTCGTCACGTGGAGGTGGTGAATCGCTCCTTCACCCCTTCCGACAGGGAGATAGAGTGGGCGAGGCTGGTGGTGGACGCCCTCGAGGCTGGGGAGAGGTCGGGCAAAGGGGTAGTCTCGGTGGGAGGCAAGATGGTGGACGCTCCCGTCGCAGCCAGGGCCCAAAAGATCCTTGCCCTGATAGGAGGGGATTAA
- the citF gene encoding citrate lyase subunit alpha: protein MGLDKTVAGLAQALAEAGLRDGMTLSFHHHLRNGDGVLNMALDGASSLGVKGLKVAASSIFPVHAPLVGHVKNGTVTDLDVNYMSGPVADLVSSGGVSSTVTFRTHGGRPRAIESGELSVDIAVIAAPTCDCRGNISGVIGPSACGSLGYAMADAAHAKTVIAVTDNLISRVVPASIDQSLVDIVVPVGSIGDPSGIVSGTTKIPRNPVALTIARYAASAIDASGLWREGVSFQTGAGGASLATALYLREIMVDRGFRGSFAMGGITSQMVRFLEDGLVDNLYDVQCFDLDAVRSLGVNRGHVEVSASLYASPGNKGPLVDDLDVVILGAAEIDLDFNVNVHTDSSGRIIGGSGGHSDTAAGAKLTVVVAPLVRARLPMVVDRVIAVSTPGSTVDLLVTERGMAVNPSRPELKEALERAGLPVFSIGHLRDIALSMTGIPEEVRPQGRVVAEVEYRDGRIIDRIRAIE, encoded by the coding sequence GTGGGTTTGGATAAAACGGTGGCAGGGCTGGCTCAGGCCCTTGCAGAGGCGGGGCTCAGAGATGGCATGACGCTGTCCTTTCATCATCACCTTAGAAACGGCGACGGGGTGCTGAACATGGCCCTGGACGGAGCGTCGTCCCTCGGCGTTAAAGGTTTAAAGGTCGCCGCTAGCTCTATCTTCCCCGTCCACGCTCCACTGGTCGGCCACGTCAAAAACGGCACTGTCACCGATCTGGACGTAAACTACATGAGCGGTCCTGTGGCGGACTTGGTGTCCTCCGGTGGAGTGAGCAGCACCGTCACCTTCAGGACCCACGGTGGTCGTCCTAGGGCTATCGAGTCCGGGGAGCTATCCGTCGATATCGCCGTAATAGCCGCTCCCACCTGCGACTGTCGGGGGAATATATCCGGGGTTATCGGTCCCTCCGCCTGTGGCTCTCTGGGCTACGCCATGGCCGACGCCGCTCACGCTAAAACGGTCATAGCTGTCACCGATAACCTGATTTCCAGGGTTGTTCCGGCCTCTATAGACCAAAGCCTTGTGGATATAGTCGTTCCGGTGGGTTCCATCGGCGATCCGTCGGGGATAGTGTCGGGAACGACGAAAATCCCGAGAAATCCCGTCGCCCTGACCATCGCCAGGTACGCCGCCTCGGCCATAGACGCATCTGGGCTTTGGCGTGAGGGAGTGTCGTTCCAGACAGGAGCAGGGGGAGCGTCCCTTGCGACGGCCCTATATCTCAGGGAAATCATGGTGGACCGTGGTTTTCGAGGGAGCTTCGCCATGGGGGGAATAACCTCCCAGATGGTCCGTTTTCTCGAGGATGGACTGGTGGACAACCTTTACGACGTCCAGTGTTTCGACTTAGACGCCGTTCGTTCCCTTGGAGTAAATCGAGGTCACGTGGAGGTGTCGGCGTCCCTCTACGCCAGTCCAGGCAATAAAGGCCCTCTGGTGGACGATCTGGACGTGGTCATACTGGGTGCGGCGGAGATCGACCTGGACTTCAACGTAAACGTCCATACAGATTCGTCGGGAAGGATAATCGGCGGTTCCGGCGGCCACAGCGATACCGCCGCCGGGGCCAAGCTTACGGTGGTGGTCGCCCCTCTGGTGAGGGCCAGGCTTCCTATGGTGGTGGACAGGGTCATAGCGGTCAGCACGCCGGGGAGCACCGTGGACCTGCTGGTCACCGAGAGGGGAATGGCGGTAAATCCCTCCAGACCCGAGCTTAAGGAGGCCCTTGAGAGGGCCGGATTGCCTGTATTCTCCATCGGACACCTGAGGGATATAGCCCTGTCCATGACCGGGATTCCCGAGGAGGTCAGGCCACAGGGGCGGGTCGTGGCGGAGGTGGAGTACAGGGACGGTAGGATAATAGACCGTATCAGGGCTATCGAATGA
- the citD gene encoding citrate lyase acyl carrier protein codes for MDVVKTAVAGSMESNDAMVTVEPGVEVSVTVESVVMAQFGRAIEDSVLSVLRDMEVSDCSVTVRDRGALDCTIRARVEAAVLRGSRSTS; via the coding sequence ATGGACGTGGTTAAGACCGCTGTTGCGGGCTCCATGGAGTCCAACGACGCTATGGTCACAGTAGAGCCCGGTGTCGAGGTTTCCGTTACGGTGGAAAGCGTGGTCATGGCCCAGTTCGGAAGGGCTATAGAGGATTCGGTACTGTCGGTGCTTCGTGATATGGAAGTCTCCGACTGTTCGGTAACGGTAAGGGATAGAGGAGCTCTGGACTGCACCATCCGAGCCAGGGTCGAGGCCGCTGTCCTCAGAGGAAGCAGGAGTACCTCATGA
- a CDS encoding CDC48 family AAA ATPase has product MLQVKDGSKKDIGRGIVRMDPADMGRLGLSDGEIVEIKGTRRTPVRLLATDHDNCGQEALFMDNLTRGNAGLSLDDRVSVHKVQVDFAMEVTIKPMTTMHLLEKDLDPKPLKEKIGGLPVIKGDRIRLSLGGGRDCDFQIVSTKPGGSVMLGPATELTVEKRTAGDRNEGVKYKDIGGLSGQLSRIREMIELPLRFPQAFLRLGVEPPKGVLLYGPPGTGKTVIAKAVANETEAWFTHISGPEIIGKYYGESEQRLRQVFEEAQAHAPSIIFIDEIDAIAPKREEMGGEKQVERRVVAQLLALMDGLQARGQIVVIAATNLPNSIDPALRRPGRFDREVPVPIPDRKGREEILQIHTRGMPLARDVDLSRIAEVTHGFVGADLEVLAKEAAMAALRGIMPSMDFEDPQVPYDRLRTMEIDMKNFSSALREVEPSAIREVFVERPNVTWDDVGGLDDVAMELREAVQWPLEHGDVFRRFRISPPKGIMIHGPSGTGKTLMVKALARESGANYISVKGPSLMSRYVGESERAIREVFRKAKQAAPSLLCFDEIESLVPVRGKDGGASSQFTDRVISQFLSEMGGMEDMDGVMVLATTNRIDLIDPAMFSAGRFDMVIELPLPDHDGRRAIFQVNLREKPLAQDVDLGELAKATEGATGGEISMICRMAATDAVREYIRAGETGQPTVEMRHFRKVLASRGRKKPVKEPQ; this is encoded by the coding sequence ATGTTGCAGGTCAAGGACGGAAGCAAAAAGGACATAGGTAGAGGGATAGTGAGAATGGATCCCGCCGACATGGGAAGGCTGGGGTTGTCCGACGGAGAGATAGTGGAGATAAAGGGAACCAGGCGAACCCCTGTCAGGCTTCTGGCGACAGACCACGATAACTGTGGGCAGGAGGCTCTGTTCATGGACAACCTGACCAGAGGCAACGCAGGGCTGTCCCTGGACGATCGGGTCTCGGTACACAAGGTCCAGGTGGACTTCGCCATGGAGGTGACCATAAAGCCTATGACCACCATGCACCTACTGGAGAAGGACCTGGACCCTAAGCCCCTTAAGGAAAAGATAGGGGGCCTGCCGGTGATAAAGGGAGATCGAATCAGGCTCTCCCTGGGCGGCGGCAGGGACTGCGACTTCCAGATAGTATCCACCAAGCCCGGAGGTTCGGTCATGCTAGGGCCCGCTACTGAACTCACGGTGGAGAAAAGGACCGCTGGAGACAGAAACGAAGGGGTCAAATACAAAGACATAGGAGGCCTCTCCGGCCAGCTGAGCCGAATAAGGGAGATGATAGAGCTTCCACTCCGTTTTCCCCAGGCTTTTTTGCGACTGGGAGTCGAGCCACCGAAAGGGGTACTTCTCTACGGACCTCCCGGGACCGGCAAGACGGTCATAGCGAAAGCTGTGGCAAACGAGACGGAGGCCTGGTTCACCCATATATCTGGACCGGAGATCATAGGAAAATACTACGGCGAGAGCGAACAGAGGCTGAGACAGGTCTTCGAGGAGGCCCAGGCCCACGCTCCGTCCATAATTTTCATAGACGAGATAGACGCCATAGCCCCTAAGAGGGAGGAAATGGGCGGAGAAAAACAGGTCGAGCGGCGGGTAGTGGCTCAGCTGTTGGCGTTGATGGACGGACTCCAGGCCAGAGGTCAAATAGTTGTCATAGCGGCGACAAACCTCCCAAACAGCATAGACCCCGCTCTGAGACGGCCCGGCCGGTTCGACCGAGAGGTCCCGGTCCCTATCCCCGACAGAAAGGGCAGAGAGGAGATACTCCAGATCCACACAAGAGGGATGCCTCTAGCTAGAGACGTGGACCTAAGCAGAATCGCCGAGGTAACCCACGGCTTCGTAGGGGCGGACCTCGAGGTACTCGCCAAAGAGGCGGCAATGGCGGCTTTGAGGGGGATAATGCCCTCTATGGACTTCGAGGACCCTCAGGTCCCTTACGATAGGCTCAGGACCATGGAGATAGACATGAAGAACTTCTCTTCAGCGCTACGGGAGGTCGAGCCTTCCGCCATAAGGGAGGTCTTCGTCGAGAGGCCTAACGTCACCTGGGACGACGTAGGAGGACTGGACGACGTGGCCATGGAGCTGAGGGAAGCGGTTCAGTGGCCCCTGGAGCACGGCGACGTCTTTCGTCGGTTTCGGATCTCTCCACCTAAGGGAATAATGATCCACGGCCCGTCGGGGACGGGAAAGACCCTTATGGTGAAGGCACTGGCCAGGGAGAGCGGGGCGAACTACATCTCCGTTAAAGGCCCGTCCCTCATGTCCCGCTACGTAGGCGAGAGCGAGAGGGCCATCAGGGAGGTATTCAGAAAGGCAAAGCAGGCGGCCCCGTCGTTGCTGTGCTTCGACGAAATTGAATCGCTGGTCCCGGTGAGGGGAAAAGACGGAGGGGCCTCCTCCCAGTTTACCGATCGAGTCATAAGCCAGTTTCTCTCCGAGATGGGAGGCATGGAGGACATGGACGGAGTCATGGTTCTGGCGACCACAAACAGAATCGACCTGATAGACCCGGCGATGTTCAGCGCTGGCAGGTTCGATATGGTCATAGAGCTGCCTCTGCCGGACCACGACGGCAGGAGGGCCATATTCCAGGTCAACTTAAGGGAAAAACCTCTCGCCCAGGACGTAGATCTAGGGGAGCTCGCCAAAGCCACCGAAGGGGCTACAGGAGGGGAGATATCCATGATCTGCCGTATGGCGGCCACCGATGCGGTTAGGGAGTACATCCGGGCTGGAGAGACCGGGCAGCCCACGGTGGAGATGAGACACTTCCGTAAAGTGCTGGCGTCCAGGGGCAGGAAAAAACCGGTGAAAGAACCTCAGTAA